The following nucleotide sequence is from Desulforegula conservatrix Mb1Pa.
CTTGGATTGTTTTCGTCATCAAAGCCGAACCAGCGGGCAGGAAGGCATTTGAGGTTTGTGATTCTTAATCCCCCTGCCCCCCTTTGAAAGGGGGAATTGCCAGTGTCCCATATGATTTCTATGGGCGTCATGCCGTAAAGCGGAGCGTCAAGGATTCCTGAAATGAGTATATCAAGATCGATGCGTTCAAGATCCGCCTTGAAATCAGAGAGCAGCTTTTCAGCCTGTGGGCCTGGCTTTTCGCCTTCGACGCGGCCAGGCTCGAATTTGAATTCCCTGCTTATGGTTTTGGCTTTTCTGGACTGTATGACGCTGATCAGATGGCCGTCCGCAGTCAGGGATTCAAGGATTTCGTCTCCTGTTTCAAGTTTTCTGAGCACAGGATCCGGATCAGGAAGAAGTCCGAGCGATCCTGACCAGTCCCAGGCATGAGGGCGCGAGGCTATTTCTTCGGATAGGCGACTCCGGTCTATCTTTTCAGCCTCTGAAAAAGCGGTTATCTTGCCGGATTGGTTTTTTCTGAAACGGTCGAAAAGCTTCATTCTTGTCCTGCTCCTGTTTCGCCTGACTGTTTTGGTGGTTCGATCATTCGAAATAAATCGACGCAAAGGTGTTTAGAAGGTGTTTAAAAACTATTTACTGGCCCTTGCTGATATATGTGGCCGTGTTTTGTTTTTTAAAGGCGTTTGCGCGCCTCTGGGGCGGTCTTGCAAATATTTGCCAAAATGGTGCGTGGAAGGACGCCACACACCCTACATTCTGTCCAGATAGCGGGAGGTTTCCCTCTTCATTCCTGAAATTATATTGTCGTCGAATCCGGAACATATTCTTGCGGCATGGTTTGCCATTACAAGTGCTATACCTGCGTCTCCGTGGCGTTTTTTGCCATCCTTGTCACTGGTTCGCTGATCCGGTATTCTTGCAACACCCCGCACAACCTTGAACGCTCTCAGGTCTGACTGAATGTCCCTGTCTGCTGGCATGTCGTATATTGTTCCGTCTTCAAGCGCCGCTTTCAGGGGAGGCATATTTTCGAGATACCATTTTTCTGAAAGCATGGTCTGGATGACGCGGGAGAATCCGTATCTCTGGGCAGCGACTTCTGCCAGATACTGGCCGTTGCCCCTTGCGTCCATTGCGCCGCCTGCAAAACCCTTCAGTTTGTCCAGAAAATAAAAGAGGATCTGCTCCTGCTGACGGAAAGGCATGTTTCTTATTTCAAGGACAAAAGGCGTTTTAAGCCTGAAATCCTGCATTTTTATTAGAGGCCAGATAACTGTAAGGTCGCTGGATCTGGCAAAGTCGGCCCCGAAAAACACCTGGGGATGATCTGATATGGCCCTGACATGATGCTGGAGTTCTTCCTCGCACCATGATCTTATATCAAAGGCTCTGGCTTCATCGGGCAGCCTGCCGAATTCTTCGTCCCTTGAAATCCTTATCACCGGAGTTGAAGCGTTCACCCTTGCTTCAATTAGGCCTATGGGCAGATATGTTCCGCCGCTTCTGCTTGGCACACAGAAAAGTTCTTCCTCGGCAGCCTCTCCATAGGAATCTATAAGGTTCTGTCGCCATAACGCTTCGGCTTCAGGAGTCCATTCCTTTCCAAGCTTGAGGCATATTCTCTGGTACAGACCTTCTTCAAGGGCATCGTCAAGGGTGACTCTGTGAAGGCTGTATGGTTTTTTGCCTTCTCTTACTTCTTTGATTAATTCGTTGAACTCGTTATCCACGCCATTGTGTGTGGATATGATGCGAACCTTGCCGCCCCACATCAGGAGAGCCATTGCCGCTTTCAGAAGCTCGCCAAGCTGGTCATGGAAAGCCGCTTCATCAATTATAACCCGGCCCTGCTTTCCGCGAAGGTTGGCGGGTCTGGATGAAAGAGCCGTGATGCGCCAGCCTGAATCAAAACGGATCACAAAGGAAAGTATGGACTTGCTTTCATCGCCGTCTTTGAAAACTTCCTCAGTTTCTTCAATTTCACCGGCAGCGAGATTGTAGAGCTTTGCCCACCATGCGCAGTACAGAATGAATTCATAGGCCATGTCTTTGTTGTAGCCTATGTACCAGGCATTCATGCCTGACTTGCTTGATGCCTCAAGTGTTGATATTCCAGCCTCAGACCATGAAACGCCTGTTCGTCTCGACTTTTCGATAATGGCAACCTCAGACTTGTCTTCAGCCCATTTTTTCTGATATCGAAGCAATGTCTCGACGTTTTCTGTCATGACGCAATTCCTAATATCTGGCGTTTGATCTGCTCTACGGTCTCATCGCTGAGGCCGCCTTTTCTGGCTGTCTGCACAACACTTGCGGCGGTTTCTTCTGTCTTTTTTCTTACCTCTGCCGCGTATTTCTTCTGGGTGACTGAAGCGCGTCCAAGTTCGGCCACGGCTTTTGCGAGGCTGTCAAGTTTGATTGGCTTTTCAGAGTCTGGCTCGAAATCCATCAAAACGGTGAAAATCTTCTCCTGAACCAGCCTCATCAGAGCCTCTGACATGGCCCCTTCATCATCAGATGTGTTTTCTACGATTGCCTTTGCCTGTTCTGTTGCCATCTTCACGACAGAGAGTCTTTTTTCAAAGTTCTGCCCGTATCTGTGAATGGCTGATTTACTGATCTGGAAACCGCGTTCGCGGAGTTCTTCTTCAAGCTGTTTGTACCCGCTGAAGTTGCTGTCTACCAGGGTGATATCCAGCCATTCCTTGATTTCCTTTGGCAACTTTTCAACACCGCTTGGACTTGGCATCAGGCTCCGCTCCAGTATTTTTTAGGTCTTGCGATTCCCGGCTCACAGTCGATTGTGTATTCAGCCAGATCGACTCCGAGACGGTTAAGCTCTGCAAACCATCTTCCTGAAGGCTCCCTGATCAGATCCACGAGCTTGCGGTCTGCCAGGTAGTCAAGTTCTTTTCTGACCTCCATAGTTGTGGCGTCCGGATATATTCCCTGTATTGTCGATAAAACGACTTCCTCGTACGCGCCTATTGGTCTGGCGTTATTGAGGGTGAGAATGATATACCAGCGTATCTGTTCACGTCTTGTCTTTGCCTGATCTAACACTCGCGTAATCCTTTCAGCTGGAGGTTTTCTATTTTAAGGGCCAGAGCGTCGAGCTTGGCTTCTATGATTGTCTGGTTGCGCATCCAGTCTTCCCTGCGGACATATTCAAGGGGAAGATCCCTCTGGAATCTCAGGAACTCTTTTTCAAGTTCCTGTAATCCTTTCGCGTCTTCCTTGTGCTGCTCCATCAGGGCCGTGAATTTGTCTTCAAGGTTTTTGGTGGCCTGAACCCTGATAGTTTCAAAAGCCGCGAACTTTTCATCCAGGCGCTTGTTTGACTGTGCCAGCAGTATTTTCCCGACTGCTGCGGAAAACCCGAAAAAGGAAATCAGAAGCCCTGCGAGAAATAATATCAGCTGCCATGTTTCGATTGCTACTGGTGGCATTGTCTATCCTTCCGTTACTACGCCGATCAGTCCGGCGATGCTGATTCCGACCATTATTACGGCCTCGCTCTGGTCAGGGGTTATCTTTGCTCCAAGCGCCGTGGCTATCAGTACAAGGCCACGCCATGTTGAAGGTTCCTTGAGTCTGTCGATTATGTATTGTTTTGTTTTCATAAATCCCCCTGCCCCCTTTGAAAGGGGGAATATTGTCGGAATTACTTCATTGCCGCTTTTACCTTATCCACATAGTCCTGGTTCTGGAGCCGTCCGTTGTTATAAACAGGGCTTCCCGCATTGTATGATGCGATTACGGCATCAAGCCCCAGAGACTCGTATCTTTTCATCTGTCGCTTCAAATAACGGCATCCCCATTCAAGGCCTGTTTCAGGATCGACAAGTATAGTGATCCATCCTTTAAGCCCCAGATCCCTTGCTGTCGCGCCCATGACCTGCATCATCCCGAAGCTTGTCTTCTGGAGATTGATTTCTGTGGCAAGGCTGCAATTGGCTGGCTTGTCCGATTTCTGCACAATATACCTGAAAGACGGTTCGTGCCTTGCCGCCAAAGGGTTAAACCCGCTTTCCACTTCGCAGATAGCGATAACAAGGGCCGGTTCAAGCTCGTGTTTTGCAGCTGCCAGCTTTGCCATTTCCAGTAGATGATTCCCGAAATCCATCGTCGCCTCCATATGTCCCGGCCCCTTCCGTCCGGAGCCTCATTGTAATTTCAAGATCTGAATAACCTGAATATCCATCAGACATCATGGCGAATACCGTCACCATTACAGCGGTTTTAAATTCGGGTTAAACAAGGGGGTAACAAGCTGAAAAGGAGGATGAATGGATCAGAAATTGATGGAAATCTTCAGTGCCGGGACTCACACGGACAAGAACGGCAAATCCAGAGAATGGACAGATGCCGACCTTGCGAACATGGCCGAAAAATACAATGCCCAGAAAGACCATGAAGCTCCGCTTGTGATTGGGCATCCAGCTGAAAACGCTCCTGCCTGGGGATGGGTTGAAAGCCTGAAGGCAGAGGGAAGCCGACTCTTCGCTAAATGCAGGCAGGTTGCCCCGGAATTTGCTGAAATGGTGAACTCCGGGATGTTCAAGAAAAGATCGATCTCGCTATACCCCGACATGCTTCTAAGGCACGTCGGTTTTCTGGGGGCGCAGCCTCCTGCTGTGAAAGGGCTTAAGGACTTTGCCTTTTCAGGCTCGGAAGAGTGCCCTGAATACGAATTTCAGGAGACGAATATGAGTGTAGAAGCATTGGAAAAAAAGCTCGCTGAGTCAGAAGCGGCAAGGCTGGAGGCCGAAAAAACGACGAACGCCGTCAAGGCTGAGCTTGCCAGACAGAACGCCGAATTCAGCGAAAACCAGAAAAAGACCAGGCGCAAGGAAATCGATGAGCTTATTTCTGCTGGTATTAAAGCCGGGAAGATCCTGCCTGCTTGGGAAAAGCAGGGACTGGCCGAGTTCATGGCCGCACTTGATGAAAACGAGGCAACATACGAGTTTTCAGAAGGTAAAAAAGTGTCGCCTGGTGTCTGGTTCCGTGAGTTCATCGAGGGCTTTTCTGCTCACCCTCTTTTCAAGACAATGGCGAAGCCGGAAGAAAAGGCTGATGCGGACAAACAGGAATATTCCGAAGATATGAAGCTGGCCGATGAGATAGCGGCCAGGGTTACAGGAGGTAAATAATGCCGTTAGTAACGTATACCCAGGATGAAAAGGCTTTTGTCGCCAAGGATAACCCTGTCCGAATCAAGAAGACCATAGCTTCGGGCGCTGATCTTGTCCAGGGAACAATCCTTGGCCGTGTTACAGCATCGGGTAAACTCAAGGCTTATGCGTCGGGAAGCTCGGACGGCTCACAGGTTCCGGTCGCCGTGCTTCTGGAAGTTGCGGCTGCTGCGTCTGCTGATGTTGATGCAGTTGTTGGTTTTGCCGGAGTCTATGTGGAAAGAAATATGACAGGGCTTGATGCTGCCGCAAAGTTGGCGCTGGAGCCTAAGGGTATTTACTTCGTTTAAACTGTAGGGTGCGTGCCGCTTTTGCACGCACCGTTCATTGAGCAATGGTGCGTGGAAGGACGCCACGCACCCTACATCAGGGGGATCAAATGGACAACATTTTCAAAACGCGGGTTATTTCCGCATCCGTCAATAAAATCAAACCTGTCAAGACTACTGTCCTGGACAAGGTTTTCGGTAAAAAAAAGCAGGAGCTGTCCGACAGGTTCGCGTTTGACATAAAGTCAAGCTCCGAAAGAATTCTTAAAAATATCAAGGTGACCGAGTCTGCCCAGGTCACTGACAAGGCAGGCCGCAAAACCGTGACATGCGAGGCTCCGAGGTTTGCTGAAAAGCGGTTGATATCGGCGGCCGACCTCAACGCAATGCGGGGTTTTGGTGATGCGTCCGCTCCTGAGCTTCTAAAAAGTCGCATAGCTGACGAACAGATGGACATGAGGACATCTGTGGACAGAACACGCGAGTTCATGGCTGTCAAGGCGCTTACAGGTCAGGTTGTCGATGAGTCAGGCGCTGTTATCGTCGATTACGGGTTTGTGTCTGCCCAGAAACCGGTTCTGACATCTACCGCAAAATGGGATGACGCTGGCGATCCAATGAAGAACATCAGGGCATGGAAGAAGGTTATATCTGATGAGGTCACGGTTGACAGGTTTTATGCGTTTTGCGGGTCTAAAGCAATGGATGCGCTTCTTGGTAACCCTAAAGCCCTCGAATTTCTGAAATATACAATCGGGAACCAGCTTGCCAACGAAGGCCGAATCACCAATTTCGGAGGACTTGAGATTGAGGAGTATTTTGGCACTTACAAGGACGCTTCGGGAAACAGGCAGCCGCTCATACCGGAAGGCGCTTTTATTATCGTTGGCGTAGGCGCGGACATAGCAGCAGAGCTTTTTGCTCCTGTGGTGGATCTTGAGGCTGGTGGCGGAGTTGGTTCCGGCAACATCGCGGACATGTTTTTTTCCAAGGCCTGGGACGAGAAAGACCCTTCAGGCAAATGGATAAAGGTGGAAGCAAGACCGCTTCCTGTTCTCTTTCAGCCGGGTGCTGTTGTTTACGCGACGGTTGTTTAGTCCGTGGGGTGCTCAGGCCGCAGTGCCTGCGCACCAGACAAGAATGGTGCGCAAACCTTCCGGTTTGAGCACCCTACAAAAAAACGGTGAACCATGCCTTACTGCACAACAGAAGATCTGAAAAAACTGACCGACGAAAGAACTCTGCTCAGGTGGTGTGATGACTCCGGAGCAGCTGCCGGGCTGGAAGATGTGGCAGTCGCATCCATTATAGTTGAAGCGGTCGAACAGGCAGACAGCGAGATAGATGTATATCTGGCAGGTAGATATAAAACTCCGCTTGAGCCTGTGCCGAGGATGGTTACTGCGTTGTCTGCCCGGATTACCGTCTACTACCTGTCTATGAGGCGGTCTACCGAAAAAGTACCTGAAAA
It contains:
- a CDS encoding terminase large subunit domain-containing protein, encoding MTENVETLLRYQKKWAEDKSEVAIIEKSRRTGVSWSEAGISTLEASSKSGMNAWYIGYNKDMAYEFILYCAWWAKLYNLAAGEIEETEEVFKDGDESKSILSFVIRFDSGWRITALSSRPANLRGKQGRVIIDEAAFHDQLGELLKAAMALLMWGGKVRIISTHNGVDNEFNELIKEVREGKKPYSLHRVTLDDALEEGLYQRICLKLGKEWTPEAEALWRQNLIDSYGEAAEEELFCVPSRSGGTYLPIGLIEARVNASTPVIRISRDEEFGRLPDEARAFDIRSWCEEELQHHVRAISDHPQVFFGADFARSSDLTVIWPLIKMQDFRLKTPFVLEIRNMPFRQQEQILFYFLDKLKGFAGGAMDARGNGQYLAEVAAQRYGFSRVIQTMLSEKWYLENMPPLKAALEDGTIYDMPADRDIQSDLRAFKVVRGVARIPDQRTSDKDGKKRHGDAGIALVMANHAARICSGFDDNIISGMKRETSRYLDRM
- a CDS encoding DUF3486 family protein, whose translation is MPSPSGVEKLPKEIKEWLDITLVDSNFSGYKQLEEELRERGFQISKSAIHRYGQNFEKRLSVVKMATEQAKAIVENTSDDEGAMSEALMRLVQEKIFTVLMDFEPDSEKPIKLDSLAKAVAELGRASVTQKKYAAEVRKKTEETAASVVQTARKGGLSDETVEQIKRQILGIAS
- a CDS encoding lytic transglycosylase domain-containing protein, translated to MDFGNHLLEMAKLAAAKHELEPALVIAICEVESGFNPLAARHEPSFRYIVQKSDKPANCSLATEINLQKTSFGMMQVMGATARDLGLKGWITILVDPETGLEWGCRYLKRQMKRYESLGLDAVIASYNAGSPVYNNGRLQNQDYVDKVKAAMK
- a CDS encoding head decoration protein; this translates as MPLVTYTQDEKAFVAKDNPVRIKKTIASGADLVQGTILGRVTASGKLKAYASGSSDGSQVPVAVLLEVAAAASADVDAVVGFAGVYVERNMTGLDAAAKLALEPKGIYFV
- a CDS encoding major capsid protein; the encoded protein is MDNIFKTRVISASVNKIKPVKTTVLDKVFGKKKQELSDRFAFDIKSSSERILKNIKVTESAQVTDKAGRKTVTCEAPRFAEKRLISAADLNAMRGFGDASAPELLKSRIADEQMDMRTSVDRTREFMAVKALTGQVVDESGAVIVDYGFVSAQKPVLTSTAKWDDAGDPMKNIRAWKKVISDEVTVDRFYAFCGSKAMDALLGNPKALEFLKYTIGNQLANEGRITNFGGLEIEEYFGTYKDASGNRQPLIPEGAFIIVGVGADIAAELFAPVVDLEAGGGVGSGNIADMFFSKAWDEKDPSGKWIKVEARPLPVLFQPGAVVYATVV
- a CDS encoding gp436 family protein — encoded protein: MPYCTTEDLKKLTDERTLLRWCDDSGAAAGLEDVAVASIIVEAVEQADSEIDVYLAGRYKTPLEPVPRMVTALSARITVYYLSMRRSTEKVPEKWENLYKRAVEMLSQISKGVVRVGAVELEARETEQESGSMVVAARPQIFTGSFLDRM